From the genome of Mugil cephalus isolate CIBA_MC_2020 chromosome 2, CIBA_Mcephalus_1.1, whole genome shotgun sequence, one region includes:
- the LOC125003486 gene encoding blarina toxin-like, which produces MKAMARLTLLLVLLWVGTTVSTVVDVHKRIIGGEDCGKEERLYHVKLVDQNNNFICGGSLISKQWVLTVAHCWKSGFKLSVILRVHPGKRAKSVDIKAKDIKTYQYHDIMLLKLPRRRILIKTIKLGDCTTKPQLGASVQIAGHATTNVNSKNEFVPQRVDDLQCADIKVVACTGLGYTMWRTQSTADHWFCGEDTKVHAAPGDSGGGVVFDGRLYGLIQGGGKRAWDLTNRFPKHLTNPMTEYDSTTKK; this is translated from the exons ATGAAAGCGATGGCTCGTCTGACGctgcttcttgttctgctgtgggTCG gtaCCACAGTGAGCACAGTGGTGGATGTGCACAAAAGGATCATCGGAGGTGAAGACTGTGGTAAAGAAGAGCGTCTGTATCACGTGAAACTGGTCGATCAAAACAATAATTTCATCTGTGGAGGCTCTCTGATCAGCAAGCAGTGGGTTCTGACTGTGGCTCACTGCTGGAAGTCAGGATT CAAGTTGTCAGTCATTTTAAGAGTGCATCCAGGTAAAAGGGCAAAGAGTGTGGACATAAAAGCCAAAGACATCAAGACATACCAGTACCATGATATCATGTTATTGAAGTTACCTCGAAGAAGAATTCTCATTAAGACTATAAAACTTGGTGACTGCACAACAAAACCCCAACT GGGAGCCTCAGTGCAGATCGCAGGGCATGCCACCACCAACGTGAACAGTAAAAATGAATTTG TACCCCAGAGAGTAGATGATCTTCAGTGTGCAGATATTAAAGTCGTTGCCTGTACTGGCCTTGGTTACACTATGTGGAGGACACAGTCTACTGCTGACCACTGGTTCTGTGGTGAAGATACTAAAGTGCATGCAGCTCCT ggtgactctggtggaggagtcgTGTTCGATGGCCGGCTCTACGGTTTGATCCAGGGTGGTGGTAAACGCGCATGGGACCTAACAAATCGCTTT CCAAAGCACCTGACCAACCCGATGACGGAGTACGACAGTACGACCAAAAAATGA